The following proteins come from a genomic window of Thermus hydrothermalis:
- a CDS encoding DUF4326 domain-containing protein: MVVRILNRSDGGSGVYVGRPSRFGNPYRVGEDGTREQVIALYREYFAAKSEFDSRFREALEALYAKVRRHGELNLVCWCAPKPCHAEVIAEWIARRGKEEGLEVRVEVARARSGSGGGVLPGHGHVGGRGHRRR, encoded by the coding sequence GTGGTAGTTCGCATCCTCAACCGCAGTGATGGCGGGTCGGGGGTTTACGTTGGCCGCCCTTCCCGCTTCGGGAACCCCTACCGCGTGGGCGAGGACGGCACGCGTGAGCAGGTCATAGCCCTCTACCGCGAGTATTTCGCGGCCAAGTCGGAGTTTGATAGCCGCTTCCGCGAGGCCCTGGAAGCCCTCTACGCCAAGGTCAGGCGCCACGGCGAACTGAACCTCGTGTGCTGGTGCGCTCCGAAGCCGTGCCATGCCGAGGTCATCGCCGAGTGGATTGCGCGGAGGGGAAAGGAGGAGGGCCTCGAGGTTCGGGTGGAGGTGGCCCGTGCAAGGAGCGGTAGTGGTGGCGGCGTACTGCCCGGCCACGGCCACGTGGGAGGCCGTGGTCATCGCCGGAGGTAG